The region ACCGCGCTGGAGAGATTGGTCAGCGCCGCGTCCAGATCGCTCCGTCCGCCGTCGAGAACGCTGGTGAGGCTCGCCAGGCGGTCCTGGAACTGGACGATCTGAGTGTTGCTGTCGCGCAACACCGCGACGAACGTCTGGAGGTTCTCGATGATCTGGCTGATGTCACCGCTACCGTCGGCGATGATCCTGCTGATGCCCGCCAGCTCGTGCACGGTCTGGCGGAGCTTGTCACCGTTTCCGTCCATCGCGTTGGCGGTGCTGTTGATGAACCGGCCCAGCGAACTCGTGTCCGTCGGCCCGTGAGGTCCGAGATCGGTTGCGAGCCTGGTCAATTGTTCCTTGACCTCGTCCCACTCGACGGGGACCGCCGTCCGCTCCAGCGGAATGGTCGCGCCGTCGGCCATGGTCGGTCCGCCGTCGTAGGCCGGGGTGAGCTGGACGAACCGGGCCGCCACGAGGTTGGGGGCGACGATGACGGCCTTGGCATCGGCGGGAATTCGCACGCCGTGGTCGACGGCCAACGTCAGCTGTGCGCGTCTGCCGTCGGGCCGGATCGACGAGATCGTGCCGACGGGGACGCCGGCGATGCGCACTTCGTCGCCCGGGTAGATCGCATTGGCACTGGTGAAGGTGGCCGTGACCGTCGTCGGCCGGAACAGATGCCGGGTGACGATGAACGCGGCCGACAAGACGACGAGCACCACCAGGGCCAGTGCCGTCAGCGTGGTCAGCCGGGTGCGCGTCATCGTGGCGGCCCCAGTTGAGTCTCCTGCGGAATGCCGTTGTAGGGGAACGGGATCTCGGCGCGCGGCCCGGCGTTGTCCGGCGGCTGTCCGGCGTTGACGCCGCGCCGGAAGCCGAACGCGTAGTCGAGGAAGGGCTGTAGGACCGGCGGGAGGTCGAGGTTGGGGATGTAGGCGCTGTAGTACGGCCCGTTGGCCACCGTCTCGCCGAGGGTGGTTTCGTACTTGGCAAGACGGGGCAGTGCCAGCGCGATGTTGTCACGCTGACGCTCCAGCATCGCCAGCACCGAATTCAGTTTGTCCAGCGTCGGCGCGAGCTCCTTCTCGTTGTCGGCTACCAGCCCGGAGATCTCGCGCGCCATCACCGAGGTGTGCGCCAGGAGTTCGACGATCGCCGACCGTCGCTCCGACAGCGTGCCGACCAGATCGTCGGCGTTGACGATCAGTGTGGCGATCTGGTCGCTGCGCTGAGCGAGGATCTCCGTGACGTCACGGCCGCTGCCGAACAGCTGGCCGAGCGCGGTGTTCCGCTCTTCGAGGGCCGCCGAGATCCGGGTGAGGCCGTCGAAGGCGGGACCCAGCTGTGGCGCGATCTGGTCGATGGTCGCAGACAGGCTGTCGAGCGCCTGGTTGACGTCGGCGGTGTCGGTACCGGCCGCGTTGGTGGTGAGTTCGCCGACCGCGTCGGTCAGGGAGTAGGGCGAGAAGGTCCGCGACGGCGGGATCGTGTCCATCGGGTGCATCGTGTCCTCACCGGCGGATTCCAGGGTCAGGGTCCGTTCGCCGAGCAGGGTGCCGGTGCGGATGTGGGCGGTGGTCTTGTCGCGGAGGACGACGCTGCCGTTGACGGTGAACGTCACCAGGGCGTCGGGGTCCTGCAACCGGATTCCCGTGACCTTGCCGACGGTCATGCCTGCGACGGTGACGTCGTTGCCCGTGGCGAGCCCGCTCGCGTCGGCGAACAGCGCCTGGTAGCGCAGAGAGGTCGCCCATCCGATCAGGCGTTCGGGCGCCAATCCGACG is a window of Mycolicibacterium chubuense NBB4 DNA encoding:
- a CDS encoding MCE family protein, whose amino-acid sequence is MTRTRLTTLTALALVVLVVLSAAFIVTRHLFRPTTVTATFTSANAIYPGDEVRIAGVPVGTISSIRPDGRRAQLTLAVDHGVRIPADAKAVIVAPNLVAARFVQLTPAYDGGPTMADGATIPLERTAVPVEWDEVKEQLTRLATDLGPHGPTDTSSLGRFINSTANAMDGNGDKLRQTVHELAGISRIIADGSGDISQIIENLQTFVAVLRDSNTQIVQFQDRLASLTSVLDGGRSDLDAALTNLSSAVADVQRFVAANRDKTSEQIQRLTNVTQNLVDHRGDLEQVLHVSPSALANAYNMMDPRTGGASGVFVLNNMSNPTLFLCGMISALENVTAPETSKLCSQYLGPALNRVNFNYLPFPVNPLLTAAPSPGKLIYTDPKLRPGGSGTVSGPMPVDPRNSAYAGAAPPPPPPAGPAAPPPPVPQSLPDLLLPAERPSP
- a CDS encoding MCE family protein, with product MGKYRGAPVIRAGIIGIVVAVLIVAVGLAPERLIGWATSLRYQALFADASGLATGNDVTVAGMTVGKVTGIRLQDPDALVTFTVNGSVVLRDKTTAHIRTGTLLGERTLTLESAGEDTMHPMDTIPPSRTFSPYSLTDAVGELTTNAAGTDTADVNQALDSLSATIDQIAPQLGPAFDGLTRISAALEERNTALGQLFGSGRDVTEILAQRSDQIATLIVNADDLVGTLSERRSAIVELLAHTSVMAREISGLVADNEKELAPTLDKLNSVLAMLERQRDNIALALPRLAKYETTLGETVANGPYYSAYIPNLDLPPVLQPFLDYAFGFRRGVNAGQPPDNAGPRAEIPFPYNGIPQETQLGPPR